A genomic window from Massilia sp. METH4 includes:
- a CDS encoding PhzF family phenazine biosynthesis isomerase — translation MERKIYHVDAFTRTPGKGNPAGVVLDAAGLMDADMLRIAARLGYSETAFVLPPDGPGHDVRVRFFTPTVEVPVCGHATVAAHYVRAVVQGIEGSFVQQTGAGPQRITSARRDGDWRIAIRQGAPTFGEPVARALHAPIAAALGIRPEDICTASPVQVVSTGHSKVLVPLADRALLDRLAPDAQALTALGAQVGSKGWFVFAIEGSGARTEGRMFAPAIGVAEDPVTGNANGPLGAYLVRHGLIAHDGRRLVFEGHQGRALGRDGIVHVEVEIAGGAPAAVTIAGDAVIRR, via the coding sequence ATGGAACGGAAGATCTACCACGTTGACGCATTCACCCGCACGCCGGGCAAGGGCAATCCGGCCGGCGTGGTGCTGGATGCAGCCGGCTTGATGGACGCGGACATGCTGCGCATTGCCGCGCGGCTGGGCTATTCGGAGACGGCATTCGTGCTGCCGCCCGATGGCCCCGGCCATGACGTGCGCGTGCGCTTCTTCACCCCGACCGTGGAGGTGCCCGTGTGCGGTCACGCCACGGTGGCGGCGCATTATGTGCGCGCCGTGGTGCAGGGCATCGAGGGGAGCTTCGTGCAGCAGACCGGCGCGGGCCCGCAGCGCATTACGTCGGCGCGCCGCGACGGCGACTGGCGTATCGCGATCCGGCAGGGCGCGCCCACGTTCGGGGAGCCGGTGGCGCGGGCGCTGCACGCGCCGATCGCCGCGGCACTCGGCATTCGACCCGAGGATATCTGCACTGCCTCACCCGTGCAGGTGGTGTCGACCGGGCATTCGAAGGTGCTGGTGCCGCTGGCCGATCGCGCCCTGCTGGACCGGCTGGCACCCGACGCACAGGCGCTCACGGCGCTCGGTGCGCAAGTAGGCAGCAAGGGCTGGTTCGTGTTCGCGATCGAAGGATCGGGTGCGCGTACCGAAGGGCGGATGTTCGCGCCTGCGATCGGTGTTGCCGAGGACCCGGTCACCGGGAACGCCAACGGTCCGCTCGGTGCCTACCTGGTACGGCACGGCCTGATCGCCCATGACGGCAGGCGGCTCGTCTTCGAAGGCCACCAGGGCCGCGCGCTCGGGCGCGACGGCATCGTGCACGTGGAAGTCGAGATCGCCGGCGGCGCCCCGGCGGCGGTCACGATCGCGGGTGATGCCGTCATCAGGCGATAA
- a CDS encoding PBP1A family penicillin-binding protein yields MGLIAATVAGLLATLALLGYLFLIVRPRLPELDAVIDYKPKIPLRVYTADKVLIGEFGEEHRDFVPVAKIPEMMKKAVLGIEDTRFYEHGGVDWLRFLGAMKANLSGSFRQGASTISMQVARNFYLTREKVISRKLNEIMLTYKIEAALSKDEILELYMNQIYLGQRSFGFAAAAQTYFGKPLDKLSIAEMAMLAGLPKNPARHNPVTNFKRAKARQQVVLNRLHELNYITDAQYEAAMNETLQVNRRGQSFDTHAEYVAELARQAAYAEYKEDAYTQGIVVRTTIVSSDQDAAYEAVRRNVIAYDQRHGYRGPEAFIALPSDEEEREEAIDRALSLRPGSEGLVAAVVLSASTREVRAETADGLDVTITGDGLKLAAAALSSKAKDAFRIRPGAVIRVAHDSRKGWAITQVPAVAAAFAAIDPETGAYRAMVGGFDYNLQKFNHVTQAWRQPGSAIKPFVYSAAVEKGYGPATLIDDSPLELPGGANGEPWRPQNDDFVFDGPITMRVSLAKSKNVPSVRILRAVEVPYAHEFLGRFGLDLSRHPQNLTMALGTGAVTPEQLTGAYAVFANGGYRVQPYLIASIEDANGKVLKATKRAPQPDESARVLDPRNAFIMDSMLHEVARTGTGAAAVQRIGRPDIAGKTGTTSDAIDGWFGGYGGGIVAVAWMGYDEPKSLGSREFGSTLALPIWIDYMRSALNGRPIVERPVPEGVVQVNDDWMLEEYANDPAVRAIDLDPGFIEGAEPAPPLEGAEPAQPAQPEPAPSPYIN; encoded by the coding sequence CTGGGCCTGATCGCCGCCACCGTCGCAGGCCTCCTCGCCACCCTGGCCCTTCTCGGCTACCTGTTCCTGATCGTGCGACCCCGCCTGCCCGAGCTCGACGCCGTGATCGACTACAAGCCCAAGATTCCGCTGCGCGTGTACACGGCCGACAAGGTGCTGATCGGCGAATTCGGCGAGGAGCACCGCGACTTCGTGCCGGTCGCCAAGATCCCGGAGATGATGAAGAAGGCGGTGCTGGGCATCGAGGATACCCGCTTCTACGAGCACGGCGGCGTCGACTGGCTGCGCTTCCTGGGCGCCATGAAGGCCAACCTGTCCGGCAGCTTCCGCCAGGGTGCGTCGACGATCTCCATGCAGGTGGCGCGCAACTTCTACCTGACGCGGGAAAAAGTCATCTCGCGCAAGCTCAACGAGATCATGCTCACCTACAAGATCGAGGCAGCCCTGTCCAAGGACGAGATCCTGGAGCTGTACATGAACCAGATCTACCTGGGCCAGCGCTCCTTCGGCTTCGCGGCGGCGGCACAGACCTACTTCGGCAAGCCGCTCGACAAACTGTCGATCGCCGAGATGGCCATGCTGGCCGGCCTGCCGAAGAATCCGGCGCGCCACAATCCCGTCACCAACTTCAAGCGCGCCAAGGCGCGCCAGCAGGTGGTGCTGAACCGGCTGCACGAACTGAACTACATCACCGATGCGCAGTACGAGGCGGCGATGAACGAGACCCTGCAGGTCAACCGCCGCGGCCAGTCGTTCGACACCCATGCCGAGTACGTGGCCGAGCTGGCGCGCCAGGCCGCCTATGCCGAATACAAGGAAGACGCCTACACCCAGGGCATCGTGGTGCGCACCACGATCGTCTCGAGCGACCAGGATGCCGCGTACGAGGCGGTGCGCCGCAACGTGATCGCCTACGACCAGCGCCATGGCTACCGCGGCCCGGAGGCGTTCATCGCCCTGCCGTCGGACGAGGAAGAGCGCGAGGAGGCGATCGACCGTGCCCTGTCGCTGCGCCCCGGCAGCGAGGGGCTGGTCGCCGCGGTCGTGCTATCCGCCAGTACCCGCGAAGTGCGCGCCGAGACGGCCGACGGTCTCGATGTCACGATCACCGGCGATGGCCTGAAGCTGGCCGCCGCCGCGCTGTCCTCGAAAGCCAAGGATGCTTTCCGCATCCGGCCCGGTGCCGTCATCCGCGTGGCCCACGACAGCCGCAAGGGCTGGGCGATCACGCAGGTGCCCGCCGTGGCGGCCGCCTTCGCCGCCATCGATCCGGAAACCGGCGCCTACCGCGCGATGGTGGGCGGCTTCGACTACAACCTGCAGAAGTTCAACCACGTCACGCAGGCATGGCGCCAGCCCGGCTCCGCCATCAAGCCCTTCGTGTATTCGGCCGCGGTGGAAAAGGGTTATGGCCCGGCCACGCTCATCGACGATTCTCCGCTCGAGCTGCCCGGCGGCGCCAACGGCGAACCGTGGCGGCCGCAGAACGACGACTTCGTGTTCGACGGCCCGATCACGATGCGCGTGTCGCTCGCCAAGTCGAAGAACGTGCCCTCGGTGCGCATCCTGCGCGCCGTCGAGGTGCCGTATGCGCACGAATTCCTGGGGCGCTTCGGCCTGGACCTGTCGCGCCACCCGCAGAACCTGACGATGGCGCTGGGCACCGGCGCCGTGACGCCGGAGCAGCTCACCGGCGCCTACGCCGTGTTCGCGAACGGCGGCTACCGCGTGCAGCCCTACCTGATCGCGAGCATCGAGGACGCCAACGGCAAGGTGCTGAAGGCCACTAAACGCGCGCCGCAGCCGGACGAATCGGCCCGCGTGCTCGATCCGCGCAACGCGTTCATCATGGACAGCATGCTGCACGAGGTGGCGCGCACCGGCACGGGCGCGGCGGCGGTTCAGCGCATCGGCCGGCCGGACATCGCCGGCAAGACCGGCACAACCAGCGACGCCATCGACGGCTGGTTCGGCGGCTATGGCGGCGGCATCGTGGCCGTGGCATGGATGGGTTACGACGAACCGAAGTCGCTGGGCAGCCGCGAGTTCGGCTCGACGCTGGCGCTGCCGATCTGGATCGACTACATGCGCTCGGCGCTGAACGGGCGCCCGATCGTCGAGCGGCCGGTGCCCGAGGGCGTGGTGCAGGTGAACGACGACTGGATGCTGGAAGAATATGCGAACGATCCGGCCGTGCGCGCGATCGACCTCGATCCGGGCTTCATCGAGGGCGCCGAGCCCGCGCCGCCGCTCGAGGGGGCCGAGCCGGCGCAGCCCGCCCAGCCGGAGCCGGCGCCCTCTCCCTATATAAACTGA
- the glpD gene encoding glycerol-3-phosphate dehydrogenase, producing MAAARQDVDCDVLVVGGGINGAGIARDVAGRGLCVVLCERDDLAAHTSSASTKLIHGGLRYLEHYEFGLVRKALAEREVLLRAAPHVVRPLRFVMPHTGQRPAALIRAGLFLYDRLARRELLPGSESVQLATHPAGRALRPAFAQAFIYSDAWVDDARLVVLNALDAKQKGACILPRTACTEARRENGLWRVTLRKPDGTHKHITVRCIVNAAGPWAAAFLDGALHRPSSTHLRLVKGSHIVVRRMFEHEDAYLFQHDDGRIIFAIPYERDFTLIGTTDVEYRGDPSAVAIDDDEVRYLCGVASQYFRAPVTPADVVWSYAGVRPLLDDAAAKASAVTRDYRLQLDADTQSSSPPLLTVFGGKLTTYRKLAEEGADLVCKALGHRAGAWTAGACLPGGDLFGAQPLARSVLEFDGWRSGLQVHYGWLACPLIARYARAYGTRIHALLQGRASMADMGEEVLPGLFEAELDYLRRHEWASTAEDILWRRTKLGLHLPAGAAEILDAWLSAHPLVQG from the coding sequence ATGGCTGCGGCAAGGCAGGACGTCGATTGCGACGTGTTGGTGGTAGGAGGCGGCATCAATGGCGCGGGCATCGCCCGCGACGTGGCGGGACGCGGCCTGTGCGTGGTGCTGTGCGAGCGTGACGACCTGGCGGCACATACCTCGTCCGCCTCCACGAAGCTGATCCACGGCGGGCTGCGTTACCTCGAGCATTATGAATTCGGCCTGGTGCGCAAGGCGCTGGCCGAGCGCGAAGTGCTGCTGCGCGCGGCGCCCCACGTGGTGCGGCCCCTGCGCTTCGTGATGCCGCACACGGGCCAGCGCCCCGCGGCCCTGATCCGCGCCGGGCTGTTCCTGTATGACCGGCTGGCCCGGCGCGAGCTGCTGCCGGGTTCGGAGAGCGTTCAGCTGGCAACCCATCCGGCCGGGCGGGCGTTGCGGCCGGCCTTCGCGCAGGCGTTCATCTATTCGGACGCGTGGGTCGACGATGCCCGCCTGGTGGTGCTGAACGCGCTGGACGCCAAGCAGAAGGGCGCGTGCATCCTGCCGCGCACCGCGTGCACGGAGGCGCGGCGCGAGAATGGCCTGTGGCGCGTCACCCTGCGCAAGCCGGACGGTACGCACAAGCACATCACCGTGCGCTGTATCGTCAACGCGGCCGGGCCGTGGGCGGCGGCGTTCCTGGACGGGGCGCTGCACCGCCCTTCGTCGACCCACCTGCGGCTCGTGAAGGGCAGCCATATCGTCGTGCGGCGGATGTTCGAACACGAGGACGCCTATCTGTTCCAGCACGACGATGGCCGCATCATCTTCGCCATTCCCTACGAACGGGACTTCACCCTGATCGGCACGACGGACGTGGAATACCGCGGCGACCCGTCGGCCGTGGCAATCGACGACGACGAGGTGCGCTACCTGTGCGGCGTGGCCAGCCAGTATTTTCGCGCCCCGGTCACGCCGGCCGATGTGGTGTGGAGCTACGCCGGCGTGCGCCCCCTGCTGGACGACGCGGCGGCCAAGGCCAGCGCCGTCACGCGCGACTACCGGCTGCAACTGGATGCCGATACGCAGTCCTCTTCGCCACCGCTGCTGACGGTCTTCGGCGGCAAGCTGACGACCTACCGCAAGCTGGCCGAGGAGGGCGCGGACCTCGTCTGCAAGGCGCTCGGCCACCGCGCCGGCGCCTGGACGGCCGGCGCCTGCCTGCCGGGCGGCGACCTGTTCGGCGCCCAGCCGCTAGCCCGCTCGGTGCTGGAGTTCGACGGGTGGCGCTCGGGCCTGCAGGTGCACTACGGCTGGCTGGCCTGCCCGCTCATTGCCCGTTACGCCCGCGCCTACGGCACGCGCATCCACGCGCTGCTGCAGGGGCGGGCCTCGATGGCGGACATGGGGGAGGAGGTGTTGCCCGGGCTGTTCGAGGCGGAGCTGGACTACCTGCGGCGGCACGAGTGGGCGTCGACGGCCGAGGATATCCTGTGGCGGCGCACGAAGCTGGGGTTGCATTTGCCGGCGGGGGCGGCGGAGATATTGGATGCCTGGTTAAGTGCGCATCCTTTGGTGCAGGGGTAG
- a CDS encoding oligopeptide:H+ symporter — MSGSSKAVDTAIPEFKQILGHPAPLWMLFMTEFWERFAFYGIRWALVLYIVAQFHGGAASGEADANLTYGSYLALVYAAALFGGYVADRVLGYQRSILVGAAFMAAGLFMIAVPDPTIFKVGLATIITGNGLFKPNISTMVGKLYATADSRRDSGFTIFYMGINAGAFIAPILTQHLAQYVFNTGDMPEYKVVFIASGIGMLISLVWFFIGRAGLKGIGMPEPQAASTARILYVVLGALAVIPVVFALLAVGAQQLQGVLTVLFILLAIMLLVEGYRNGPVARDKVWAMMIIFAFNILFWMFFEQAGSSFTFLAENIVNRAFGDWTFPTAWFQSVNSIAIITCAPIIAAIWIYTAKRDVEPSIPRKFGLGLIFNGLAFLLLVFALKTMVVDGKIPFWTLFMVYVIQSIGELCLSPIGLSMVTKLAPTRLVGLGMGGWFLSTGIGNNLSGIFASHVSGESGMSVQSALSGYNFGFWSLVIGGAILFLLAPLIQKLMHGVK; from the coding sequence ATGAGCGGTTCAAGCAAGGCAGTAGACACGGCCATCCCCGAATTCAAACAGATTTTGGGGCATCCCGCTCCACTGTGGATGTTGTTCATGACGGAGTTCTGGGAACGCTTCGCGTTCTACGGCATCCGTTGGGCGCTCGTGCTGTATATCGTCGCCCAATTCCACGGTGGCGCGGCTTCCGGTGAGGCCGACGCAAACCTCACCTATGGCTCGTATCTCGCGCTCGTCTACGCGGCGGCGCTTTTCGGCGGCTATGTAGCCGACCGGGTCCTTGGCTACCAGCGTTCCATCCTGGTCGGCGCAGCCTTCATGGCGGCCGGCCTGTTCATGATCGCCGTGCCCGATCCCACCATCTTCAAGGTCGGCCTGGCCACGATCATCACCGGTAACGGCCTGTTCAAGCCAAACATTTCGACGATGGTCGGCAAGCTGTACGCAACCGCCGATTCCCGCCGCGATTCGGGCTTCACGATCTTCTACATGGGGATCAACGCGGGCGCGTTCATCGCGCCGATCCTGACCCAGCACCTGGCCCAGTATGTCTTCAACACGGGCGACATGCCCGAGTACAAGGTGGTGTTCATCGCTTCCGGTATCGGCATGCTGATCTCGCTGGTCTGGTTCTTCATCGGTCGCGCCGGCCTGAAAGGCATCGGCATGCCCGAGCCGCAGGCGGCCAGCACCGCCCGCATCCTGTACGTGGTGCTGGGTGCCCTGGCCGTGATTCCGGTCGTGTTCGCACTGCTGGCCGTCGGCGCCCAGCAGCTGCAAGGCGTACTGACCGTGCTGTTCATCCTGCTGGCCATCATGCTGCTGGTCGAAGGCTACCGCAACGGCCCCGTGGCGCGCGACAAGGTCTGGGCGATGATGATCATCTTCGCCTTCAACATCCTGTTCTGGATGTTCTTCGAACAGGCCGGCAGCTCGTTCACCTTCCTGGCCGAGAACATCGTCAACCGCGCGTTCGGCGACTGGACCTTCCCGACCGCCTGGTTCCAGAGCGTGAACTCGATCGCCATCATCACCTGCGCGCCGATCATCGCCGCGATCTGGATCTACACCGCCAAGCGCGACGTGGAACCGTCGATCCCCCGCAAGTTCGGCCTGGGCCTGATCTTCAACGGCCTGGCCTTCCTGCTGCTGGTGTTCGCGCTGAAGACGATGGTCGTGGACGGCAAGATCCCCTTCTGGACGCTGTTCATGGTCTACGTGATCCAGTCGATCGGCGAGCTGTGCCTGTCGCCGATCGGCCTGTCGATGGTGACCAAGCTGGCACCGACCCGCCTGGTGGGCCTGGGCATGGGCGGCTGGTTCCTGTCGACCGGCATCGGCAACAACCTGTCCGGCATCTTCGCCTCGCATGTCTCCGGCGAATCGGGCATGTCGGTGCAATCGGCGCTGTCCGGCTACAACTTCGGCTTCTGGTCGCTGGTGATCGGCGGCGCGATCCTGTTCCTGCTGGCACCGCTGATTCAAAAGCTGATGCATGGCGTGAAGTAA
- the ppnN gene encoding nucleotide 5'-monophosphate nucleosidase PpnN gives MEQGFVDTLISPEGKLEVLSKAEVVKLLDTGKGGLYKTFRQCALAVLNCGSTIDDGKELLDRYQSFDINIMQRERGIKLEIKGAPAIAFVDGKMIKGIHEHLFAVLRDIVFVSNEVTDNPKFDLSRTEGITDAVFHILRNANVLRPQTNPNLVVCWGGHSINRAEYNYSKEVGYQLGLRALDICTGCGPGAMKGPMKGATIGHAKQRFTNGRYLGITEPGIIAAESPNPIVNDLVIMPDIEKRLEAFVRTGHGIIVFPGGAGTAEEILYILGILLHPDNAEIPFPLIFTGPESSREYFAQINEFIGLTLGEEAQKRYKIIVDDPESVAREMLEGIKQVREFRKSRSDAYYFNWALRIDEEFQRPFSPTHENMRNLKLHKNQPVHVLAANLRRAFSGVVAGNVKADGIRAIEEHGHFEIHGDVAIMEPMDRLLASFVAHSRMKLPGKAYVPCYRVVM, from the coding sequence ATGGAACAAGGCTTTGTCGATACACTGATTTCACCAGAAGGCAAACTCGAAGTACTGTCGAAAGCGGAAGTCGTCAAGTTGCTCGATACCGGCAAGGGGGGACTGTACAAGACGTTCCGCCAATGCGCGCTGGCCGTTCTCAATTGCGGCAGCACCATCGACGACGGCAAGGAACTGCTGGACCGCTACCAGTCGTTCGACATCAACATCATGCAGCGCGAGCGCGGCATCAAGCTGGAAATCAAGGGCGCGCCGGCGATCGCTTTCGTCGACGGCAAGATGATCAAGGGTATCCACGAGCACCTGTTCGCCGTGCTGCGCGATATCGTCTTCGTGAGCAACGAGGTCACCGACAATCCCAAGTTCGACCTGAGCCGCACCGAAGGCATCACGGACGCCGTCTTCCACATCCTGCGCAACGCCAACGTGCTGCGTCCGCAAACGAATCCGAACCTGGTCGTGTGCTGGGGCGGCCACTCGATCAACCGCGCCGAATACAATTACTCGAAGGAAGTGGGCTACCAGCTGGGCCTGCGCGCCCTCGATATCTGCACCGGCTGCGGCCCGGGCGCGATGAAGGGCCCGATGAAGGGCGCCACGATCGGCCACGCGAAGCAGCGTTTCACGAATGGCCGCTACCTGGGCATCACGGAACCGGGCATCATCGCCGCCGAGTCGCCGAACCCGATCGTCAACGACCTGGTAATCATGCCGGACATCGAGAAGCGCCTGGAAGCCTTCGTGCGCACCGGCCACGGCATCATCGTGTTCCCTGGCGGCGCCGGCACCGCCGAAGAGATCCTGTACATCCTCGGCATCCTGCTCCATCCGGACAATGCGGAGATTCCTTTCCCGCTGATCTTCACTGGCCCGGAATCGTCGCGCGAATACTTCGCGCAGATCAACGAGTTCATCGGCCTGACCCTGGGCGAAGAGGCGCAGAAGCGCTACAAGATCATCGTGGACGATCCGGAAAGCGTGGCGCGCGAAATGCTCGAGGGGATCAAGCAGGTGCGCGAATTCCGCAAGAGCCGCAGCGATGCCTATTACTTCAACTGGGCGCTGCGCATCGACGAGGAATTCCAGCGCCCGTTCTCGCCCACGCATGAAAACATGCGCAACCTGAAGCTGCACAAGAACCAGCCTGTGCACGTGCTGGCCGCCAACCTGCGGCGCGCCTTCTCCGGCGTGGTGGCCGGCAACGTGAAGGCCGACGGCATCCGCGCCATCGAGGAACATGGCCACTTCGAGATCCACGGCGACGTGGCGATCATGGAGCCGATGGACCGGCTGCTGGCCTCGTTCGTGGCGCACAGCCGGATGAAGCTGCCGGGCAAGGCGTATGTGCCATGCTACCGGGTGGTGATGTAG
- the lysS gene encoding lysine--tRNA ligase — MNTETQAENQEQQAPGQDDNKIIAERRAKLAAIREKGVAFPNDFRPEHKAADLQEQYAGKSREDLEANPVPVVLAGRMMLKREAGKKAAFATLQDSSGKACDGRIQIYVTLDVTGEAAMEAFRGYDLGDILGVKGTLFKTKTDELTVKVTELRLVTKSLRPLPDKFHGLADQETKYRQRYVDLIMNEETRRTFKARTAAIASIRRFMQDHEFMEVETPMLHPIPGGAAAKPFITHHNALDMQMYLRIAPELYLKRLVVGGFDRVFEINRNFRNEGVSIRHNPEFTMMEFYAAYTDYQWIMNFTEAVIRQAAVDAHGSAVLTYGGRELDLSKPFHRLTIVGAINKFAPHYTNEQLEDAEFIKAELKKFGVKPHAHSGLGALQLALFEETAEAQLWEPTFIIDYPEEVSPLARASDTRKGITERFELFMVGREIANGFSELNDAEDQSARFLSQVAAKEAGDDEAMYYDADYIRALEYGMPPAGGCGIGIDRLIMLLTDSPNIRDVLLFPHLRKED, encoded by the coding sequence ATGAACACCGAAACCCAAGCGGAAAACCAAGAGCAGCAGGCGCCAGGCCAGGACGACAACAAGATCATCGCCGAGCGCCGCGCCAAGCTGGCCGCCATCCGCGAAAAGGGCGTGGCCTTCCCGAACGACTTCCGCCCCGAGCACAAGGCGGCCGACCTGCAGGAGCAGTACGCCGGCAAGTCGCGCGAAGACCTGGAAGCGAACCCGGTGCCGGTGGTGCTGGCCGGCCGCATGATGTTGAAGCGCGAAGCGGGCAAGAAGGCCGCCTTCGCGACGCTGCAGGATTCGTCCGGCAAGGCCTGCGACGGCCGCATCCAGATCTACGTGACGCTGGACGTGACGGGCGAAGCGGCGATGGAAGCGTTCCGCGGCTACGACCTGGGCGACATCCTGGGCGTGAAGGGCACGCTGTTCAAGACCAAGACCGACGAGCTGACCGTGAAGGTGACGGAACTGCGCCTGGTGACCAAGTCACTGCGCCCGCTGCCCGATAAATTCCACGGTCTCGCGGACCAGGAAACCAAGTACCGCCAGCGCTACGTGGACCTGATCATGAACGAGGAAACGCGTCGCACGTTCAAGGCGCGCACGGCCGCGATCGCGTCGATCCGCCGCTTCATGCAGGACCATGAGTTCATGGAAGTCGAGACGCCGATGCTGCACCCGATCCCGGGCGGCGCGGCGGCGAAACCGTTCATCACGCACCACAATGCGCTGGACATGCAGATGTACCTGCGCATCGCGCCGGAACTGTACCTGAAGCGCCTGGTCGTGGGCGGCTTCGACCGCGTGTTCGAGATCAACCGCAACTTCCGCAACGAGGGCGTGTCGATCCGTCATAACCCCGAGTTCACGATGATGGAATTCTACGCGGCGTACACGGACTACCAGTGGATCATGAACTTCACGGAAGCCGTGATCCGCCAGGCCGCGGTCGACGCGCACGGTTCCGCGGTGCTCACCTACGGCGGCCGCGAGCTGGACCTGTCCAAGCCCTTCCACCGCCTGACGATCGTGGGCGCGATCAACAAGTTCGCGCCGCACTACACGAACGAGCAGCTGGAAGATGCGGAATTCATCAAGGCCGAACTGAAGAAGTTCGGCGTGAAGCCGCACGCGCACTCGGGCCTGGGCGCGCTGCAACTGGCATTGTTCGAGGAAACCGCCGAGGCGCAGCTGTGGGAACCGACGTTCATCATCGACTACCCGGAAGAAGTGTCGCCGCTGGCGCGCGCGTCCGACACCCGCAAGGGCATCACCGAGCGCTTCGAGCTGTTCATGGTGGGCCGCGAGATCGCGAACGGCTTCTCGGAGCTGAACGACGCGGAAGACCAGTCCGCGCGCTTCCTGTCCCAGGTGGCCGCCAAGGAAGCCGGCGACGACGAGGCGATGTACTACGACGCCGACTACATCCGCGCGCTGGAATACGGCATGCCGCCGGCCGGCGGCTGCGGCATCGGCATCGACCGCCTGATCATGCTGCTGACCGACTCGCCGAACATCCGCGACGTGCTGCTGTTCCCGCATCTGCGCAAGGAAGACTGA
- a CDS encoding HAD family phosphatase, with protein MTTHPPRAFIFDMDGTIVDNMAFHTKSWVAFFERRGHDIDPDDFFRATAGRQGHEIMRTYLGADLTKEAAALLDAEKEELYRELYAPHLETVAGFEQFIATAQEQDVRLAVATAAPPANIVFTLDGLDLRRHFDAVVGAADVARGKPNPDVFLLAAERCGAAPEHCIVFEDAPLGVEAARRAGMRAVVLTTTLPAEAFAEFDNVICVARDFTELDIATLFDTNNIQQTT; from the coding sequence ATGACGACCCACCCTCCCCGCGCGTTCATCTTCGACATGGACGGCACGATCGTCGACAACATGGCGTTCCACACGAAGTCGTGGGTGGCGTTCTTCGAACGGCGCGGCCACGACATCGACCCGGACGACTTCTTCCGCGCCACGGCCGGCCGCCAGGGCCATGAAATCATGCGCACCTACCTGGGCGCCGACCTGACGAAGGAGGCCGCGGCCCTGCTGGACGCCGAGAAGGAAGAGCTGTACCGCGAGCTGTACGCGCCGCACCTGGAAACCGTGGCCGGCTTCGAGCAGTTCATCGCGACGGCGCAGGAGCAGGACGTGCGCCTGGCCGTGGCCACGGCCGCGCCGCCCGCCAACATCGTGTTCACGCTCGACGGGCTGGACCTGCGCCGCCACTTCGACGCCGTGGTCGGCGCCGCCGACGTGGCGCGGGGCAAGCCGAACCCGGACGTGTTCCTGCTGGCGGCCGAGCGCTGCGGCGCCGCGCCCGAGCACTGCATCGTGTTCGAGGATGCGCCGCTGGGCGTGGAAGCGGCCCGCCGCGCCGGCATGCGCGCCGTGGTGCTGACCACCACGCTGCCGGCCGAGGCGTTCGCCGAATTCGACAACGTGATCTGCGTGGCACGCGACTTCACGGAACTCGATATCGCGACCCTGTTCGATACCAACAACATTCAACAAACGACGTAA
- the prfB gene encoding peptide chain release factor 2 (programmed frameshift) — MEAERINSLAAQLADLTSREAELRRYLDFDKKSEKLEQLNAELEDPAVWNDPKKAQDMGREKKALEAIVDTLVKAKSDLADMAELFEMGKEENDDDTLESVIADTAEIAKVIEGLEFRRMFNNPMDPNNCFIDIQAGAGGTEAQDWASMLLRQYLRYCERKGFKVEVMEQSEGEVAGIKTATIKVEGDYAYGHLRTETGVHRLVRKSPFDSANGRHTSFTSLFVYPEVDDSIEIEINPADLRIDTYRASGAGGQHINKTDSAVRLTHAPSGIVVQCQNDRSQHRNKAEAMEMLKAKLYEQELRKRMSEQQKLEDSKTDVGWGHQIRSYVLDQSRIKDLRTGFETGNTKNVLDGDLDDFIAASLKQGV, encoded by the exons ATGGAAGCAGAACGCATCAATTCCCTCGCCGCCCAGCTCGCAGACCTGACGTCCCGCGAAGCCGAACTTCGGAGGTATCTT GACTTCGATAAGAAGTCGGAGAAACTGGAACAACTGAACGCCGAGCTCGAAGACCCGGCGGTCTGGAACGACCCGAAAAAAGCCCAGGACATGGGCCGCGAAAAGAAGGCTCTCGAAGCCATCGTCGACACGCTCGTCAAGGCGAAGAGCGACCTGGCCGACATGGCCGAGCTCTTCGAGATGGGCAAGGAAGAGAACGACGACGACACGCTGGAATCGGTGATCGCCGACACGGCCGAAATCGCCAAGGTCATCGAAGGCCTGGAGTTCCGCCGGATGTTCAACAACCCGATGGACCCGAACAACTGCTTCATCGACATCCAGGCCGGCGCCGGCGGTACCGAGGCGCAGGATTGGGCGTCGATGCTGCTGCGCCAGTACCTGCGCTATTGCGAACGCAAGGGCTTCAAGGTCGAGGTGATGGAACAGTCCGAGGGCGAGGTTGCCGGCATCAAGACGGCCACCATCAAGGTCGAGGGCGATTACGCCTACGGCCACCTGCGCACGGAAACCGGCGTGCACCGCCTGGTGCGCAAGTCGCCGTTCGACAGCGCCAACGGCCGCCACACCTCGTTCACGTCGCTGTTCGTCTACCCGGAGGTGGATGACTCGATCGAGATCGAGATCAACCCGGCGGACCTGCGCATCGACACCTACCGCGCATCAGGCGCCGGCGGCCAGCACATCAACAAGACCGACTCCGCGGTGCGCCTGACGCACGCGCCGTCCGGCATTGTCGTGCAGTGCCAGAACGACCGCTCGCAGCACCGCAACAAGGCCGAGGCGATGGAAATGCTGAAGGCCAAGCTGTACGAGCAGGAACTGCGCAAGCGCATGAGCGAGCAGCAGAAGCTGGAAGATTCGAAGACCGACGTGGGCTGGGGCCACCAGATCCGTTCCTACGTGCTGGACCAGTCCCGCATCAAGGACCTGCGTACCGGCTTCGAGACCGGCAACACGAAGAACGTGCTGGACGGCGACCTGGACGATTTCATCGCCGCCTCGCTGAAGCAGGGTGTGTAA